A window of Diospyros lotus cultivar Yz01 chromosome 14, ASM1463336v1, whole genome shotgun sequence contains these coding sequences:
- the LOC127790050 gene encoding SWI/SNF complex component SNF12 homolog: protein MSVNNNNPVKNIGGLGAMPQSMNHQGHLLAQAQSQTRGGSHFPGHFQVPEPHAQAMVQAQHAQAQAQAAHAQFRAQLQAQSQSFAHLQNSGTNNVGVSSPSISTPGVVSVKRAPQKPPSRPPGTAGTSGVSPLKTMELTPAAQRKKRKLPEKQIPDKVAAILPESALYTQLLEFEARVDAALARKKTDIQESLKNPPRVQKTLRIYVFNTFANQTQTASDNKNAEPPSWSLKIMGRIMEDDTDRDAAGMVQKSNSSCPKFSSFFKKITIYLDQTLYPDNHVILWESARSPVLQEGFEIKRTGDKEFTAIIRLEMNYIPEKFKLSPALREVLGVEVETRPRIIAALWHYVKTRKLQVPSDPSFFMCDPPLRKVFGEEKMKFAMVSQKISQHLAPPQPIHLEHKVKLSGPSPIGNTCYDVLVDVPVSLGKEMSAFLANLEKHKEIDACDEAISAAIKKIHEHRRRWAFFLGFSRSPAQFINALISSQNRDLKLAVGDANRNAEKEHWSDFYNQPWAEDAVIRYLNRKTSVGSDAPGST, encoded by the exons ATGTCGGTGAATAACAATAACCCGGTGAAGAATATTGGTGGTTTAGGGGCAATGCCGCAATCCATGAACCACCAGGGGCATTTACTCGCACAAGCACAATCTCAAACGCGTGGTGGGTCTCACTTTCCTGGGCATTTTCAGGTACCGGAACCACACGCTCAAGCAATGGTTCAGGCACAGCATGCCCAGGCGCAGGCCCAAGCAGCTCACGCACAATTCCGAGCTCAGTTGCAAGCTCAATCCCAGTCTTTTGCTCACTTGCAAAATTCTGGGACCAATAATGTTGGTGTTTCTTCACCCTCTATTTCAACGCCTGGTGTCGTTAGTGTCAAGCGGGCACCTCAGAAGCCACCTTCTAGGCCTCCTGGTACTGCCGGTACTAGCGGTGTTTCGCCTTTGAAAACTATGGAATTAACCCCTGCTGCtcaaaggaagaaaaggaagctTCCTGAGAAGCAAATTCCAGATAAAGTAGCTGCGATTTTGCCAGAATCGGCACTTTACACCCAGCTGCTTGAATTTGAGGCTCGGGTTGATGCTGCTCTTGCAAGAAAGAAGACTGATATTCAGGAGTCTCTTAAGAATCCCCCCCGCGTTCAAAAAACCCTTCGGATTTATGTTTTTAACACTTTTGCTAATCAGACACAAACAGCCTCGGACAATAAGAACGCTGAGCCCCCATCTTGGTCCCTTAAGATAATGGGCAGGATCATGGAGGATGACACAGATCGTGATGCTGCTGGAATGGTGCAGAAATCAAACTCTTCCTGTCCAAAATTCTCATCTTTCTTCAAAAAGATTACCATTTATTTGGATCAAACTCTGTATCCGGATAACCATGTCATTTTGTGGGAAAGTGCTCGATCACCTGTTCTACAGGAGGGCTTTGAGATAAAAAGAACAGGGGACAAGGAATTCACTGCAATTATAAGActtgaaatgaattatattcctgagaaatttaaattatcaccAGCTTTAAGGGAAGTTCTTGGAGTTGAGGTAGAAACCCGGCCAAGGATTATAGCTGCACTTTGGCATTATGTGAAGACTAGGAAGTTACAGGTTCCAAGCGATCCATCATTCTTCATGTGTGATCCACCTCTTCGGAAAGTATTTGgggaagagaaaatgaaatttgCCATGGTTTCGCAGAAGATCTCACAACATTTAGCTCCACCACAGCCAATTCATTTGGAGCATAAGGTCAAGCTTTCCGGGCCTAGTCCAATTGGGAATACTTGCTATGATGTCCTGGTTGATGTTCCAGTCTCATTAGGGAAGGAAATGTCTGCTTTCTTGGCTAATTTAGAGAAGCACAAGGAGATAGATGCTTGTGATGAAGCTATTTCTGCTGCTATAAAGAAGATCCATGAGCATCGTCGTAGATGGGCTTTCTTTCTTGGTTTCAGTCGGTCTCCTGCACAATTTATCAATGCTCTGATTTCTTCTCAGAATAGGGATTTGAAACTGGCTGTTGGGGATGCAAATCGAAATGCTGAGAAAGAACATTGGTCTGACTTCTATAATCAACCTTG GGCTGAAGACGCTGTTATCCGGTACCTGAATCGCAAGACTTCAGTTGGAAGTGATGCGCCTGGGAGCACATAG
- the LOC127790656 gene encoding cytochrome P450 94B3-like codes for MEAISNAGEAMFVISFLLLFSLASWILSLLFRPKSSINGYGPPTYPLIGCLVDFFRNRRRLLHWYTHLVAESPTLTVVLRRFGARRTVITANPDNVEYILKSNFSNYPKGRPFTEILGDLLGCGIFNVDGEMWSSQRKMASHEFSTRSLRELVVETLEEEVQSRLVPLLEAAADGGLEVDFQDVLRRLAFDAICKVALGMDPCCLDLTQPLPPLLTAFDVASEISAMRAVAPVFMVWKAKRMLNVGSEKKLREAVQLVHSSVAEIIRSKKEKLGKSGGENCDVHSDLLSRLLSAGHDDDAVRDMVISFLMAGKDTTSAAMTWLFWLLSDHRELEKQVVQEVTQINDGGRRLNFDDLKRMDFLKACLCESMRLYPPVAWDSKHAAAASDVLPDGTPVYEGDRVTYFPYAMGRMEELWGKDRFEFRPDRWFDERGKDGSRLKPVSPYKFPVFQAGPRVCLGKEMAFIQMKYVVASVLRRFELTPVQLNRPVYVPLLTAYMAGGLKMRVKRRSTHA; via the exons ATGGAAGCAATCTCCAACGCAGGGGAAGCCATGTTTGTGATCTCTTTCCTTCTGCTTTTCTCACTAGCCTCGTGGATTCTCTCCCTTCTCTTCAGACCGAAAAGCTCCATCAATGGCTATGGCCCTCCAACGTACCCTCTTATTGGCTGCCTCGTGGACTTCTTCAGAAACCGCCGCCGCCTCCTCCACTGGTACACCCACTTGGTGGCCGAGTCGCCCACTCTGACCGTCGTGCTGCGCCGCTTCGGCGCCCGGAGAACCGTCATCACGGCGAACCCGGACAACGTCGAGTACATCCTCAAGAGCAACTTTAGTAATTATCCCAAGGGCCGGCCCTTCACGGAGATTCTCGGCGACCTTCTCGGATGTGGCATCTTCAACGTCGACGGCGAGATGTGGAGCAGCCAGAGGAAGATGGCCAGCCATGAGTTCAGCACCAGGTCCTTGAGAGAGTTGGTGGTGGAGACGCTTGAGGAAGAGGTGCAGAGCCGCCTTGTTCCGCTGCTGGAAGCGGCGGCGGATGGCGGCTTGGAGGTGGACTTTCAGGATGTTCTGAGGAGGCTCGCGTTTGACGCCATATGCAAG GTTGCCCTAGGCATGGACCCATGTTGCTTGGACCTTACGCAACCGCTGCCGCCGCTCCTGACAGCCTTCGACGTCGCGTCGGAGATCAGCGCCATGCGGGCGGTGGCGCCGGTTTTCATGGTGTGGAAGGCTAAGAGGATGTTGAATGTTGGATCGGAGAAGAAGCTCAGAGAAGCTGTCCAGCTCGTTCACAGTTCTGTTGCGGAGATTATCAGAAGCAAGAAAGAGAAGCTCGGAAAATCGGGCGGAGAAAACTGCGATGTCCACAGCGATCTGTTGTCGAGGCTGCTGTCCGCCGGACACGACGACGACGCGGTACGAGACATGGTGATAAGCTTTTTGATGGCCGGGAAGGACACCACCTCCGCCGCCATGACCTGGCTGTTTTGGCTGCTCTCCGATCACCGGGAACTCGAAAAACAGGTAGTCCAAGAAGTGACTCAAATAAACGATGGCGGAAGACGGTTGAACTTTGATGATTTGAAGCGAATGGATTTCCTAAAAGCGTGTCTGTGTGAATCCATGAGGCTGTATCCGCCGGTGGCGTGGGACTCGAAGCATGCGGCGGCGGCCTCCGACGTGTTGCCGGACGGAACTCCGGTCTATGAAGGGGATCGAGTGACCTACTTTCCCTACGCAATGGGGAGGATGGAGGAGCTATGGGGAAAGGACCGGTTCGAGTTCCGGCCAGACCGGTGGTTTGATGAACGGGGAAAGGACGGTTCGAGGCTCAAGCCAGTGAGTCCGTACAAGTTTCCGGTTTTTCAAGCCGGTCCAAGGGTTTGCCTGGGGAAGGAAATGGCCTTCATTCAAATGAAGTATGTGGTGGCTTCAGTTTTGAGGAGGTTTGAATTGACTCCGGTCCAGTTGAACCGGCCAGTCTATGTGCCTCTCCTGACGGCTTATATGGCTGGTGGATTAAAGATGAGGGTCAAGAGGAGGAGCACTCATGCATAA